In Lapillicoccus jejuensis, the DNA window CGCCCCGGTCGCGGCGGGGAGACGTACGCCGTCGTGGCGAACTGGGCCCCTGCGGACGGGGACCGCACCGACGAGGTGCTGACGGCGATGCACGCCGTGGGCACCTGGCTCCGCTCGTCCCTCCCCTGACCCGGACTGCTGCGGAAACGGGACGTCGACGTCCCCCCCCAGAACCCGGACTGCTGCGGAAAGGTGACGTCGACGTCACCCCCCTTGCCCGGACTGCTGCGCGGGGGTGACGTCAGCTGACGGCGCAGGCGCCCGTCGAGACCTGCTGCGAGGCGCTCGAGGCCTGCTGGAGCACCGGCGCGGCCTCCTCGAGGGTGAGCGCGTAGCCGGTCCGGCTGTCGTCGAGCGACTTGGCGAAGACGATGCCGTCGACCTTGCCGTCGGTGCCGAGCAGCGGGCCACCGGAGTTGCCCGGCTGGACGGTCGCGTAGAGCGAGTAGATCTGCCGCGCGATCCCCGGCTGGCCGTAGATGTCCGACCCGGTGGCCGTGATGACCTGGCGCACGCGGGCCGCGTCGAGCCGGTAGGGCCCGTCGAGCGGGAACCCGGCGACGACCGCGGACGACCCGGCCTGCAACCCCTGACCGAGCTGGAGCGGCTGGGCCGGCAGCCCCGGCACGGCGAGGACGGCGAGGTCGCGCTGGGGGTCGAAGACGACGACCCGGGCCGCGTACGACGCCCCGACCCCGCCGATCCGCACGGACGGCTGGCTCATGCCCGCGACGACGTGGGCGTTGGTGACGACGCGGTCCGTGGCGATGACCCAGCCGCTGCCCTCCTGGCCGCGGTCGCACGACGTGGCGACCCCGGTGATCTTGACGATCGACGACGCGGCGGCGCGCACGGCGGCGGTCGTCGCGGCCCCGGCGTCCGGCGGCTGCGCCGGCAGGATCGGCTCGGGCGTGAGGCCCTCGAAGACCCGGGGGAAGCCGTTGCGGTCGAGCATCTCGCGGAACCCGGCGAAGAGCTGCCCGGTCTCGGCGGGGACGACCTCGTTGATGGTCCGCAGCACGCGCGACTCACCGATGGCGCGCGCCAGGGGCGGCGGGGCGGCCGGGCGGACGGCGCCGGCGATGAACCAGGCGAGCACCGCGAAGGCGGCCGACACGGCGACCGCGCCGAGCAGCGAGTCCACGGTCTTGACCGACCGCAGGCGCACGTGCGAGCGGATCCGCCCGCCCCACCGCACCATGACGCCCTGGCCGAGCGAGGCGACGAGGAAGACCCCCAGCACGAGCGCGACGACCCGCACCACCTCGTGGGCCTGGACCCACGTCGACTGCTGCAGGAGCAGCGGGAGCAGCCACAGCCCGAGCGCGCCCCCTCCGAGGAAGCCGGCCAGCGAGAGGGCGCTGACGACGAGCCCCTGCCGGTAGCCGCTGACGGCGTAGGACAGCAGGGCGAGGGCGAGTACGAGGTCGAGGATCACGCTGCCGGTCATCCGCGCCTCCCTCCGGCGAATCGGTCGGGCAGGGGCCGGGTCACCCCGGCGTCCCAGGGGCGGTCGAGCCCGGCGAGCTCGAGGGCCTTGCCGACGAGCCCCCCGGTGAAGCCCCACAGCAGCAGGTCCTCCCCGAGGTCGAAGGCGGGGCCCCGGTAGCCGGACGGGTGCACGACGGTGTGCCGGTGCGCGGGGTCGGTGAGCAGGTCGAGCGGGGCGAGGACGACGGTCTCCACCTCGGCCGGGTCGAGCGCCGTCACCGGTGAGGGCTCGCGCCACCAGCCGACGACCGTCGTCACGACGTTGCTCGAGTAGGGCAGGAAGAGCGCGGGCAGCTCGCCGAGCACCTCGACGCCGGCCGGGTCGAGGCCGACCTCCTCGTGCGCCTCGCGCAGCGCGGTCGCGGCGACGTCGGCGTCGCCCGGCTCGGCGCCGCCACCGGGCAGCGAGATCTGCCCGGGGTGCGCGCGCATCCGGTGGCTGCGCTCGGTGAGGACGAGGCTGTCGACGCCGCGCGGGTCGGGTCCGAAGAGCAGGAGCACCGAGGACTGGCGCAGGTCCTCCTCGCCGTCCGGGGGCAGGAACCGGCTGAACCACGACGGGTCCACCTGCGCCGCCGAGCGCAGCAGCGTGTCGAGGTACGCCGGCCGCGCGGCCCGCCCCGCGGGGTGCCGGGGCACCAGCGTCTCGCCGTACCGGGCGAACGACGCGACAGGACCGGCCGCCGGGCTCATCGGTGGGCCGCCGACGGCTCGGTCGGCGCGACGTCGTACGGGACCGGCTGCGCCGGGTCGTGCGGGTACGACGCCGCGGCGGCGACGAGGGCGTCGTACTCCTCCTCGCGCCCGGGGGCCAGCTCGTAGGCGAGCAGCTGCTCGGCCTTGACCGGGTCGCCCTCGCCCTCGCCCGAGGACGGGCACCAGCGCGCGACCGGGCAGGCCCCGCACGCGGGCTTCTTCGCGTGGCAGGTGCGCCGGCCGTGGAAGATGAGGACGTGGCTGAGCATCGTCCACTCCGTCCGGGGGACGAGCTCGCCGATCGCGGCCTCGACCTTGACCGGGTCCTCCTCCGTCGTCCAGCCGAAGCGGCGCGCGAGCCGGCCCACGTGGGTGTCGACGGTGATGCCGGGGACGCCGAACGCGTTGCCCAGCACGACGTTCGCGGTCTTGCGGCCGACCCCGGGCAGGGTGACGAGGTCCTGCAGCCGGCCGGGCACCTCGCCGTCGAAGCGCTCGACGAGGTCGGCGCCGAGCTTCATCAGCGCCGCGGCCTTGTTGCGGTAGAAGCCGGTCGAGCGGACCAGCTCCTCCAGCTCGACGCGGTCGGCGCCGGCGTAGTCGGCGGCGGTGCGGTACGTCGAGAACAGGGTCGGCGTGACGAGGTTGACCCGCACGTCGGTCGTCTGCGCGGACAGCACGGTCGCCACGAGCAGCTCGAGCGGTGTGCGGAAGTCGAGCTCGCAGTGGGCGTACGGGTAGCGCTCGTGCAGGACGCCGTACATCTTCCGGGCGCGACGCTTGCGCGCCACGGGCGACTCGGCCGCCGAGACCCGCGACGCCGTAGCGGACCGGCTCGGGGAGCGAGGGGTCCGGGAGGTGGTGGGCGGCACGGGACCAGCCTACGGGCGCTGTCTCAAGGGTGGCTCACGGCGACGTGAGCATCGCTCTGGCAGACTGACGCCGTGGATCACGAGGTGGTGCGTCGCGCTCCGTTGTTCGCCGCTCTGGACGACGAGGCCGGCGACGCGCTGCTCGCCGGCATGAGCACCGTGCGGATGGAGCGCAGCGACGTGCTCTTCCACGAGGGCGACCCGGGCGACACGCTCTACGTCATCGGCGAGGGCAAGATCAAGCTCGGGCGCACCAGCCAGGACGGCCGCGAGAACCTCATCGCGATCCTCGGACCGGGCGAGATGTTCGGCGAGCTCAGCCTGTTCGACCCCGGCCCGCGCACGATGACCGCGACCGCGGTCGCCGAGGTGCAGCTGATGGGCCTGCGCAACGACGCCCTCACCGGGCTGCTCAGCGGCCGGCCCGAGGTGTCCAAGGCGCTGCTCGGCGCGCTGGCCCAGCGCCTGCGCCGCACCAACGAGCACCTCGCCGACCTCGTCTTCACCGACGTCCCGGGCCGCGTGGCCAAGGCGCTGCTCGACCTGGCCCAGCGCTTCGGCCGCCCCGTCGAGGGCGGGATCATGGTCGCCCACGACCTCACCCAGGAGGAGCTGGCCCAGCTGGTCGGCGCCTCCCGCGAGACGGTCAACAAGGCCCTGGCCGACTTCGCCACCCGCGGCTGGCTCAAGCTCGAGGCGCGCGCCGTCCTGCTCATGGACGTCGAGCGCCTCCAGCGCCGCGCCCGCTGAGCCGGGCCCGCTGAGCCGGACCCGCTAGGCCGAGCGCCGCCGGCCACCCCGCGCGCGCAGGTAGTCGGCGACGACGTAGGACCCGAGGTCGCCCAGCTCGGGGGTGAAGACGCGCCCGCCGTTGCGGCGCGCGACGGAGTCGACGAACCGAGCCAGTCCCGGGTCGCCGCCGAGCAGGAAGAAGTTGAGCGGGGCGCCGTACCGCGTCATCGCGTCGACCTCGCCGACCGTGGCCCGCACCGTCTCCGGCGTCGTCGGCCACTGGAAGACCGGCGTGCCGTCGGAGAGCAGGTGCGCGGTCGGCTCGCCGTCGGTGACGACGAGGACGACCGGCTCCATGTCGGGGTGCCGGCGCAGGTGCCTCCCGGCGAGCATGAGCGCGTGGTGCAGGTTGGTGCCCTGGATCCACTCCGGCTCGACCTCGGCCAGCTGCATCTCGGTGAGCGGCCGCGCCACCCGGTCGAACCCGATGATCTGCAGGGCGTCCTGGCGGAACCGGGTCGAGACGAGGTGGGCCAGCGCGAGCGCCGTCTGCTTCATCGGCCCCCAGCGGTCCTCCTGGATCATCGAGAAGCTGAGGTCGACGCACAGCGCCACCGCCGCGCCCGTACGACGCGTCGTCTCCACCACCTCGAAGTCGCCCACCTCGAGCCGCAGCGGGGACACCGCCGCGTCGCCGGAGGAACCGGACGCCCGCCGCAGGACCGCGTTCTGCACGGTGCGGACTGCGTCGATCGGCCGCTCGTCGCCGAAGGTCCACGGCAGGAACGCGCCGGTCCGCTCCTCCGCGGCGCCGGAGCGGGGGTCCTGGTGGGCGCCCTGCGCGTCGCCGTCGAGGTGGTCGAAGATCCGCTTGAGGGCGGTCTCCCCCAGCCGTCGGAGCGCCTTGGGGGTCAACGTGATCCCGTCGGCGGTCCGGCGCAGGTAACCCTGCCGCTCGAGCTCGCGCTGCAGGTCGCGCAGCGCCTGCAGGTCGCGGACCGACTGCTGCGGCAGCTGCCGCTCGAGGGCCTCGACGTCGACGTCGTCGAGCGACCCGCCGCCGTACGCCTCCGACAGCTGCTGCTCGAGCGACTCGACGTCAGCGAGGTCGGCGACCGCGGACACCGCGTCGGACAGGCCCATCGAGCCCTGCCCACCGAACTGGCCCTGCCGCCCGCGCTGCCCCGGCCCGGAGAACATCCCCGGTCGCAGCGAGCGCAGGTTGTCCGAGAGGGCCCCCATCTCGGCCTCGAGCCCGGCGTCCTGCATCGCCTGGGCCATGAGCTGCGCGAGCTCGTCGCGCTGCTGGGGGCTGAGCGACTGCATCATCCGCTCGGCCGCGGCCGCGCGCCGGGCGAGGCTGTCGAGCAGCTCGTCGACGTCCTGCGGGTCGTCGGGGAAGAAGTCGCCGTGCTTGTCCATGAAGTCGGCGAACTGCTCGGGGGTGTCCTCACCTCGGGCGTGCGCCGCGAGCAGCTGGTTGAGGTCGGCCATCATGTCCTTGACCGCCTGCATGGCCGCCGGGTCCTGACCGGAGAGGGCCTGCTTCATGCCCTGGAACTGGCTGTCGAGGACCTCGCGCTGGAGCATCTGCAGCGCGTTCTGGTAGGCCTGCTGGCCCTCGGCGCTCGCCCACTGGTAGTCCGCGAGCTGCCGCATCATCCCGGCGGTGTCGTCGGGGAGGGTGTCGAGCTCCATCTCCTTGAAGCGGGCGTCGTCGCCGTCCTTGCCGGCGAGGAACTCCTGCTCCGCGCGCACGCCGCGGTCGAGCTCCTGGCGGATCTCGCGCATCGTGTCACCGAGGTTGCCGCGTCGCTCGATCTCGCGGCGCCGCTTGGCCAGCCGGCGACGCAGCTCGTCGAGCCCGCCGCGGTCGCCGAGCCCGCGCTGCATCATCCGCTCCATCGCCTCGCGCAGGGAGGACCCGGCCATGACGTCGGCGCCGATCTCGTCGACGACCTCGCGGACGTCGTACGGCGGCGCGAGGGGGTCGGCCCCGCCGCTCCAGGACCCGTAGCGGTAGCGGCCGGAGCGCCGCGGTCCCCGTGGTGCGGGCACGGTCAGCTCCCGTAGATGGTCTGGCCCTCGGCCTCGACCTTGGACAGGCGACGGGTGAGGTGCAGACCCTCGAGGACGAACTC includes these proteins:
- a CDS encoding MarP family serine protease; protein product: MTGSVILDLVLALALLSYAVSGYRQGLVVSALSLAGFLGGGALGLWLLPLLLQQSTWVQAHEVVRVVALVLGVFLVASLGQGVMVRWGGRIRSHVRLRSVKTVDSLLGAVAVSAAFAVLAWFIAGAVRPAAPPPLARAIGESRVLRTINEVVPAETGQLFAGFREMLDRNGFPRVFEGLTPEPILPAQPPDAGAATTAAVRAAASSIVKITGVATSCDRGQEGSGWVIATDRVVTNAHVVAGMSQPSVRIGGVGASYAARVVVFDPQRDLAVLAVPGLPAQPLQLGQGLQAGSSAVVAGFPLDGPYRLDAARVRQVITATGSDIYGQPGIARQIYSLYATVQPGNSGGPLLGTDGKVDGIVFAKSLDDSRTGYALTLEEAAPVLQQASSASQQVSTGACAVS
- a CDS encoding NUDIX hydrolase produces the protein MSPAAGPVASFARYGETLVPRHPAGRAARPAYLDTLLRSAAQVDPSWFSRFLPPDGEEDLRQSSVLLLFGPDPRGVDSLVLTERSHRMRAHPGQISLPGGGAEPGDADVAATALREAHEEVGLDPAGVEVLGELPALFLPYSSNVVTTVVGWWREPSPVTALDPAEVETVVLAPLDLLTDPAHRHTVVHPSGYRGPAFDLGEDLLLWGFTGGLVGKALELAGLDRPWDAGVTRPLPDRFAGGRRG
- the nth gene encoding endonuclease III, which encodes MYGVLHERYPYAHCELDFRTPLELLVATVLSAQTTDVRVNLVTPTLFSTYRTAADYAGADRVELEELVRSTGFYRNKAAALMKLGADLVERFDGEVPGRLQDLVTLPGVGRKTANVVLGNAFGVPGITVDTHVGRLARRFGWTTEEDPVKVEAAIGELVPRTEWTMLSHVLIFHGRRTCHAKKPACGACPVARWCPSSGEGEGDPVKAEQLLAYELAPGREEEYDALVAAAASYPHDPAQPVPYDVAPTEPSAAHR
- a CDS encoding Crp/Fnr family transcriptional regulator — its product is MDHEVVRRAPLFAALDDEAGDALLAGMSTVRMERSDVLFHEGDPGDTLYVIGEGKIKLGRTSQDGRENLIAILGPGEMFGELSLFDPGPRTMTATAVAEVQLMGLRNDALTGLLSGRPEVSKALLGALAQRLRRTNEHLADLVFTDVPGRVAKALLDLAQRFGRPVEGGIMVAHDLTQEELAQLVGASRETVNKALADFATRGWLKLEARAVLLMDVERLQRRAR
- a CDS encoding vWA domain-containing protein is translated as MPAPRGPRRSGRYRYGSWSGGADPLAPPYDVREVVDEIGADVMAGSSLREAMERMMQRGLGDRGGLDELRRRLAKRRREIERRGNLGDTMREIRQELDRGVRAEQEFLAGKDGDDARFKEMELDTLPDDTAGMMRQLADYQWASAEGQQAYQNALQMLQREVLDSQFQGMKQALSGQDPAAMQAVKDMMADLNQLLAAHARGEDTPEQFADFMDKHGDFFPDDPQDVDELLDSLARRAAAAERMMQSLSPQQRDELAQLMAQAMQDAGLEAEMGALSDNLRSLRPGMFSGPGQRGRQGQFGGQGSMGLSDAVSAVADLADVESLEQQLSEAYGGGSLDDVDVEALERQLPQQSVRDLQALRDLQRELERQGYLRRTADGITLTPKALRRLGETALKRIFDHLDGDAQGAHQDPRSGAAEERTGAFLPWTFGDERPIDAVRTVQNAVLRRASGSSGDAAVSPLRLEVGDFEVVETTRRTGAAVALCVDLSFSMIQEDRWGPMKQTALALAHLVSTRFRQDALQIIGFDRVARPLTEMQLAEVEPEWIQGTNLHHALMLAGRHLRRHPDMEPVVLVVTDGEPTAHLLSDGTPVFQWPTTPETVRATVGEVDAMTRYGAPLNFFLLGGDPGLARFVDSVARRNGGRVFTPELGDLGSYVVADYLRARGGRRRSA